A window of Microcoleus sp. FACHB-68 genomic DNA:
GCCGATACTACGTTTGTCATGATGTAGGAACCATTAAGCAGAAGCGATTCAGTCAAAGCGCTCACAAATCGTAGGGTGGTGTTGGACTTCGATACATCACCCTACTTTTTTGTTGCTTACGGCGAGCACTCCCATTACAAACCTTACAGCAGTTTTTATATCAATTTAAATGGGTATGACACATAATTCTTCGGTTACGTTTTCTCTAAAAATTGATGACTAAAAAACCTCAAAGCCATATTTTCCAAAACTTTGATGCACAAAGCGATTGTGACATTTATTTCTTCGGTTTTAACGCTTATTTCTTTGCCCTACAGAAATTACAGGAAAGCCCAGTGATTGTATGTCAAGGCACAGCGGTGTCAATTTTTCTCTGCCGGCTGTATTTCCCTAATGCCGGTGTACTAGCGTCCCCAAAAATTTAATTGATTTGTGACTGTCATGCCCTCTAAGACGGAGGCGAAGGCCAGGGTAAAATCTTCTAACCAGCCATACTTGACACAGTCTTTAAGGGAGAAATTTGACATAGAAGATTAAGTGGGATCACATTGAATCAAAAAGGTCTAGTTGGGTTGGCAAAAATGGCTTTTGTATGATTAATGGATGCTCTCCTATTTGACCAGAAAGTTTGATCAGGCCCTCATCAAAGGTATCTAAAACATCCACATTATAGTAGATTGCTGTTGCTACATGGGTAGAATCTTTTGGCCTCAGACTTTCATATTGCCACATCAATTCTCTAGCTAGTTCTGCAATTTTTCGATCAAGCTCACATATATAAATCCACTCATGCTTAAAAAAAGCTCGTATCTTTTCCTCATGTTCCTTTGGAAGTTTAGGTTTTCTTTTTTCTAACCTAACTACTTCGATAAAAGTCAAAGTAGAAGTAACTATTATGACTTTGCCAGCTTCAGCAGCTTTTATAACTGAACGACATTCATCAATCTTATCAGCTTCATTCTTAAGTAAAGCTAAGAAAGTACATGAATCCCAGTAATGAAGAGGCTTAGATGATTTGCTCAATCTTCGCCTCCTAAAATGCCAATAATGTCTTCTATACTGGGAAGTTCTTGCTCACTTGGGAAAACTTCCATTTCCTCAACTTGTATACTAACTTTTTGCCCATCTTCCCTTGAACGAATTAAACCATAGACTGCAACTCTTTTACCAAGAGCGTCTTTGATCTGGTCAATTAAATTTGATGGAAAGTAACATTTGACACTTTTATTTGTGAGTAAATCGTAAATTCTGAATAGAGGCTTGCGGCTTAAGTCTATTGCTTTAAGAAGACCTTCTACAGAACCAAAACTTTTATAATTAGCGCCTATTAGTTCATCGACATTTGCGACTAAATGTTTAGTCAAATTAACTTTATGAGAATTAACGCCCACCTGAATCATCAGGATATCTTTGCCAACTAAGCTGGCTAAAGCTTTAGCGCTTTCTAACGCCCGGTCTGAAAAAAAAGGTGGTCGTTCAGGACGTTCTTCTAAAGTCGCTATGCCAGATTCAACTGCTCTAACAACTTCAGCTACTTGGAAAACTGCTATATCATTTTTAGGTATTCCCTTAACTGTCAAGTGAACGCTACCGCTGCTTACAGAAGAGACAACCCAGCTTACAGATGGACGTTGATTTTTGGCAATGTTTTGATCCACTTCACACAGTATAGTGGCCAGTTCCTCTTGTGCCTTGCGAAACTTGTCAAATGACAGCAACGGGCCATCAATGTCTACTGTTAGGCTGTTATGTTCTCCAGGCTGAACTAGCTCCCGTGTTTCCATCTTTGAGACAAAGTGACTCAGCTATTAATCTAAGCTAAAGTTGTACCTTTTGATGTGGATTAGTTTACATTTCGCAACAATGAGTAGCAATCAAGATCATTTTGCAGCTTGACTTCTAAAGGCTTCTGATACTTCACCTTCTTCAAAAAAGTCATAAACCACAGCGGACAATAGACAGCTATCGCCAGAAAACTGAATATAGGCCCGACGCGCTCAGTAACTGCCATTAGAACCTGTGGGCTATTGCAAACGATGGGTTGAGATGTCCCTGGATAATCAGGAATATAGAAACGATTGGCAATTAGAGAGAAAACTTTGAGAGATGGCCCTAGTACGTCCTAACATAGCGAACCGGCAACCAGAAATTACGAAAAAACTCAGCAATCGTACAGGACACAGTGGTGTAAATTTTTTACTGCAGGCTCTCATACCCTAATGCCGGCATCCCAAAATATTAACTGGGATGCCCCCCCGTAAAGCAAAAGCGGTGGCCATCATCCTCGCAGGTTTACTAGGATATTGCCACCGGCTCTAATTTCCCATGAATCTAGATCACTCAAACTGGTTATTAAGATGCAAAGACCAGTTGAGGAATCACAAAACGTTTATGTACCGGCGATTCGGCTGAAGTGTCTGTTGTAGCTTCTTGGTGATTAACCGGCACGAGCATTGAATCTGTAGAACGCACCACCATTTCACCGCAAGCAACTGCTTGCCGCAAGTGCCGGCCTGTTTTCCAAGCATGAAACTTAACCCCGCTCCATCGGGGGTTGGCTGGGTAGCCGGCGAATCCCGATCGCAACGCCGGCAAATTAGCATCTGAGATGCCGGTGTGAACGAAGACTCCCTCTGCCAACTCAACCACTGGATAATTGCAAGGCTTCATTGTTTTGGTCACTGGCTTCACCCCCCTTTGTATTTAAGACAAAAAGATTTAATTGCGCTATTTGTAGTATAAATACTACGTCTTGGATTAAATTGCTTACCTATCGTTAAATTTCAGTCTCCGAAAGAGGCTGAATTGGCTAGCACGACAGGATATTTTTAACGGTGCGGATTGATCATACTACAGCACAAGTAAGTCAATCGCACTTTGCCGATCATCTTTAGCGGGAAAGTAAAATCGCTTACGTGTGTCTCTCCTTTAGAGCCGGCTCAGACACTGTGTAGTGATTTATTAAAATTATAAACAGTTGCGTAAAATTTTGCAACAAAAATGTGTCAATCGGTTGATTATCTTCCCAATAGCCTACACATTTCTTAAAGATGTTGATAAAACAAGCACCCAAATCTTGATCTGGGTAATTTTTTTCAAAAAGTTAAGTCTTTTGGCCTAATCTAATAAGAACAGATTCAGCGCCGGCCCTTCTTCACCTGCTGGTAAGGATAGCAGTCAATCACAGCGTATCCCATCTAGCCACCTTTAGAGTCAGCTTCCAGCAGTCCCTGCCGCACATCTTCTGAAACTTGAAAGTAGCGCTAGGTTTTGCCACTGTTAAAGACAACTTCCAATGTTTCACTTGCTTCGTCATAGCCGGCAGCCTGAATCAGGCTAGATTCTATCGGATGTAGTTGCATCGTCTTCTCTTAAGCTACATTTTCAGCAAGTGGAAATAAATATCTATATTAAATGAATGCACTGTTTAATCACGCCTATAAAATAAACTATAATAATGTCAAAACTTAAGAATACTGGTTTAAATTATAAAAATTAAACAAAAATCAGCCACTCAGTATTGCAATAGTAAATGCAAGCATGAATCTCACTAAAAACTTTATTTTTCTCTAACCTTGCATAACACTAGGTCAGAGTTAATAAATACGGAAAAGTATCTAATTATATTAAAAAGTTTTTAATTAATCAATCAGAAAAAAAGGTTCTCGATGTCGGTGGTGTAAAGTTAATCCCCATCCAGGTAAAATTCTCATAGAAGTCGCTCACAAAAATTGATAGCCGTTAAAAGTGCTGGAGTTGCTTTCATCCCTCAGATAAATCAAGGCTGTTTTCAGCTTCCCACACTGTTTCTCTATGGGGAAAGGTTGGAATTGGCGCAGGTTCCTGTAGGCAGCGCCGGCCTGAAGGGCTAACTCTACACTGATAGTAGTCCAGGAAATTAAAGGTGGCCGGCTAAATTGCTGCGCGATGCCGGCATTTCGGAGCCAAATAAATTGTAAGTCAGGGTAGCGAAAGTCAGCCAAGCTTTGCTATAATGCATTTTGTTGCTGGTGTAGCTCAGTGGTAGAGCAGCTGATTTGTAATCAGCCGGTCGCAAGTTCAAATCTTGTCACCAGCTTTAAAATCTAAGTGCAACGACAAGCCAATTCTCTGGCTTTAGCCGAAATAGGAACTAACCTCGCAGACTGCGGATGTTTTAGCGCTACAGATTCGACCCAACAGCGCAAGCAGAGCGGCTCGATGCAGCAACTAGGATAGATAAAGTCTAGCGGTAGGACGGATGAGTTTTCTCATTCCTCATCCGTCTATGGGGTGGGGTAGTTCATCAAAACAAGTATCGTAAGGATATATCCTAGCCACGCCCACTGGGAATCAGTATGTCAAACAAATCAGATCGCCCTGCGCTTCCCCCATCTGTTCAGCGAGTTGTCCCTGTATTTCGCTATGCCGGCTGGACTAGCTTCTGGGTGCAATTAGTTCTAGCTGTTGTTGCCGCCCTAATTTTCTTATTTTGTATCCCGCTGGCCATCCCCCGTGCCAACGCCGTTAACGTAACCAATCCCGGTACTGGTCCAGGGACATTTTTTGCGATTAGCGGACTCGTCGCCCTTGGCATCAGTATCTATTGGTCTTGGCGCTACACCCGCGTGGCCAACCAACTTCAATCTGCCAATCCCAATTTGCGGCCCAAAAAAGCAGACGCCCTGAAACTTCTGCAGCGCGGATTGATCGTAAATTTAGTGGGGATGCTCTTGACCCTCCTAGGGGCAGAAGCGATTAACGGCACTCTCTTAGCCAAGTCGATCAGTTCTCAAGGGGTCGTGTTCACCGATCCCTCAGCACTGAGTCGATTTATTCAACCCCTGGATATCTTTCTGGTGCTGGGGAACACTCACACGATTGTGGCTCACTTTGTTGGCATTACTACGGTGCTGTGGTTGATCAACTGGATTAATAAAGATTAGCCGGCCCTCATCCTTCCGGCATATTCAACACTCGCACCTTTGCCCAGATTAAAACCTTGGCGATCCGGAATCAGTGCCTATTTTGCGAAAGACATACTTAGTACAGTTCCAGCATCCTGTAAATTAACCACTAACAGCTAATGAGCCGGCACAACAGAAAGGGATGGTTACAGTTTTCCCCAATACTGTTACCAATTGCTCACACTCTCTCAGCAGCTTAATTTAGGATTTTAGATTTTGGATGTTGGTAGAAACACCACTCAAAAATCTAAAATCTCTTTTAGAATTCGCTGAACTGAAAAGTATGATGTGTGTCTCCCATCCCACTTCTGTGTGGCTTAGTTAGTCATACCAAATCCGTATCCACAACCCCCTTTTTCTTGAGGCTAAAGCCCCGCTCTGTCTGTGTGTCCGACTTAAGACTCAGGACTGGAAGCGGACTGCGGACTTGGTATGAGATGCTGTTCCACTCAAGCACGGAGACAATAGCAATCATGGCACTGAAACCGGCGGCACACTCTAATGTGACGGGCCACACAAACCTTGAAGCATCTCAAGAAGCATTACGAGTTTTACTGGGGCAAATTGAAGCTGAACTCTATCAGAGTGACACCTATCGCCGCGCTTTAGCCAGTTTTGAGACGCTGCTAGGGGAAACAGATCAGGGCAGCCAGATTCTGATCAAGGCAGTGGCCAGAGAAGCAATTGGACTGGCATTTAAAAAATTTATCAAACACTATCGAGCGCTGCCGGCCACCGACCAGAAAGGTCACGAGGCAAGCACAAACGCTCAAGATACCCTTAACCCCTCTGCCCCTGCCGATGCCGGCAAACCGCCCACTCAAACCGGCACGGTTGCGTCTAAAGCGCTCTCCCCAACAAGTAAGAAGAGTGGAACTAAAAAACTCTCGAAAGCTCAGCTGGCAGCCCAAAAAATCGATCTGGAACGAGAAGATCGTTTGCGCCAGATTGGCCAAGAACTGCAACAAGCACGTCAGGCTCGTTTCCTTTCCCGCCAGCAACTTCACCGTCAAACCCTAGTCCCACTCGCTCACCTGGAAGCTTTAGAAACCGGGCACATTGAGCAATTACCAGAGGATGTTTTCGTTCGGGGTTTTATCCGCCGGCTGGCGAATGCGCTGGGGTTGGATGCTGCCGGCATGGTCGCTTCTTTACCGGCACCCGACCCGGTAAAATCTGTCGTACCGTCCTGGCAGCGACCTTTAACTGAATCTGGAATGCAATTGCGAACAGGACATTTGTACGTGGGTTATACCGCCCTCATGGCAAGTGCCGTGGGCGGACTTTCCTGGATGTCTGGGCAAGCAACACCCGGAGCAATTGCTGAACCTGATCCGGCTGCTTTATCTCCTAAAACTGTCTCTGAGTCAATCAAGCCGGCGGAACCAACCGCAACGCCCGGTTTAACTTCAGGCAAAAATCGCGTAGCTGCCGGCTCGGATATTGCACCGCCGGAGGCGCTAGCTTTTTAGGATCTAGGGAAGAGGGGGAGAAAGGCTCGATTCCCCTGCCTATAACTTTAGGTTGGCGCAACCTTGCTCGTCTTTCCTCCTTCCTCAACGAATTCGTAGCTTCTAGTTACTCAAAACGAGGTTATCTCGGTGAACCACGGTTTCAGCGCCGGCATAACCCAAAATCTGGGAAATTTCATCAGACTTGCGCCCTCGAATTCGCTGTAGTTCCGGGCTGCTATAGTTTACCAATCCTCTCGCCATTTCCCGACCGCTAAGATCGCATAGCTGCACAGCATCTGAGGCATTGAATTCTCCTTCAATCCCGGTGATGCCGGCAGGAAGTAACGATTTTCCCAGCTGACAGATCGCTGCCACGGCACCGGCATCTAAAAACAGCTTGCCCGCCGGAATCAAACCGTGAGCGATCCAGCGTTTGCGGGCGCTGTCGGTTCGGGGTTGAGGTTCAAACTGAGTGCCAATCGGTTCTCCCTGTAAGATTTTGTCAATATTTCTGGGATAAGCGCCGGCAGTGATCACTGTGCGAACTCCCGCACCCGTGGCAATCCGTGCCGCTTCGATTTTGGTTGCCATGCCGCCGGTGCCCCAACTGGTGCCACTGCCGCCGGTTTGTACCTGTAACTCCGCTAGCTGTTCCAAGCGCTGCACTAAAGCAATCGGTTGGGCGTCTGGCACTTCGCGCGGATCGGCAGAGTACAACCGATCCACATCCGTGAGTATAAATAGCCAGTCGGCTTCGATCAAACTGGCTACCAGCGCCGAAAGCGTGTCATTATCCCCAAACTTGAGTTCTTCAACGGCTACGGTGTCGTTTTCATTCACCACCGGCACCACTCCCAACCGCAACAATTCTTGGAAGGTGTTGTAAGCATTCACGTATCGGCTGCGCTGCACCAAGTCGGTTCGAGTCAGCAGCACTTGCGCGATCGGCTGTTGCAGGGTCGTAAAAAAGTCATCATATACCCGAATGAGCCGGCCTTGGCCGACTGCGGCGACTGCCTGTTTCAGCGCAATGCTGCGCGGGCGTTCTTGCAGTCCCAGGCGAGCGCAACCCACCCCTACGGCACCAGAGGAAACCAAAACAACTCGGTGCCCTTGCCGGCGAAGGTCTGTGAGGGTTTCTACGAGGGTGGCAATGGTGGAAAGGGCGAGGTTGCCGGTGGTCGGCACCGTCAAACTAGAAGTCCCTATTTTTACAACGATGGTTTGCGGCATGACAACAGATCAGGGGACTCGGTGAGGCATCAGGGAATTAGGGCATGGGGCATTGGGCATGGGGCATTGGGCATCGGGCATTGGGCATGGGGCATTAGGCATGGGTCAAGGCTTCGCCAACCTAAAGGTAGGGGCATTGGGCATGGGGCATGGGGCATTGGGCATTTCTCCCGTTTTCCCTAGCCCATCAATTGTAAAGCGCCAGCTCCTCCTACGAGAAGACTGGCGCTCTACAAAGTTATTTGTTTTTTATGGTTAGGGTCTTTATATTTGCTGACCCCATTTGAACTATGACTATCATCGCCTGAAAAAACCGAAGTCTTCAGTTTCATAATGTTTTCTTTATATTTCGCGATGTCATGATTCATCTCGGTTTGTAAAGTTTTATTACTTTGGCGGCGTGAGGGTGGCTCCGAGGATTTGAGAAAACCACACCTCAAAGGAACGCCAGTGATAGCGGCGGATCGCTTCAGTGGGATCAATTACAGGTTCGACCAAAATAGTAAACATTCCCAAGCGGTTGCCGGCGAGGACATCGGTAAAGAGGCGATCCCCAACCATCGCCACCTGATCAACCGGCAGATTCATGCCATCAACTGCTTGCCTTAACTTGCGCCGGGAGGGTTTAGCCGCGCCTAGAATGTAGGGCACGTTCAAGGACTCGGCGATACTGCGAATGCGAGAGGCGCTGAGGTTATTGCTGACGAGCCACAGCTTTGCCAAGGGTCTGATAGTATCGACCCACTGCCGCATTTCTGGAGAAGCTTCAGCAACCCGCATAGGCACCAAGGTTTCATCCACATCCAGCACTAATCCTTTCAGCTGGTATTGCTGCACAATCGCCGGTGTCAGACTCAAAATTGAGTCTCCTAAAACTAAGTCAGGCTGTAAGAGTTTGCCCCAAGACATTGTTAATTGTTGATGGTTAGTTGGGTGATTTTTCAGTAGCCGAACGCTCATCCCGAATTTTCGCTTGAGCGGCTTCGTGTTCGGCTAGGGTGCGGCTAAAGACGTGAGTTCCGTCATACAGCGCCACAAAATAGAGAAATTCTGTGTTTTCTGGATTGAGAGTAGCTTTTAAGCTCTCAATACCGGGACTGGCAATAGGCGTCGGCGGCAGGCCGGCATTGATATAGGTGTTATAGGGAGAAGGCGTATTAACCTGGGCCAAGGTTAGGGGTTTATCGGGTGTTTGGGTGACTCCCAAGCCGTACTCAACGGTGGGATCGGCACCTAATGACATTCCTTCTTGCAAGCGCTTGGTAAACACGCCGGCAATTCGGGCACGTTCGCCTGGAATGACGGCCTCTTTTTCGACGATGCTGGCGAGTGTCACCCATTCAAGCAAGCTCATCTTGGTCTGCCGATCTCCTTTTTGATAGATCGGAAGTGCCAACTGCTCAAACCGAGTGAGCATCTGTCTTAAAACTGCTTGCGGGGTGATGTCATCACCGACTAGCTCGTAGGTGTCGGGGTATAGGAAACCTTCGAGATGGGGTAAGCCATTGGGCAGCCAGGGGTACTGCGCTTGCGGAATTTCGCTGGCTGCTTTGAGAAAGTCTTGGGCTGTAAAAAACCCTTGTGACTCAAAGTAAGCAGCCATTTGCTTGAGTGACCATCCTTCGGGAATGGTGAAGTTGAGCTTGACAACGTCGCCGGTCCAAATTTTGTTGGCAATCTCCTGCATTGATTCTGTGGGGGCGATGTTATAGGTGCCGGCTTTAAAATCGCCACCCCCGCGTTGCATTAACCACCGCGCCCACAGTTTCCAAGCGGACGCAGAACGGATCAAACCGGCTGACTCTAGATCCTGGCCAATTTGTTGAGCCGATGTTCCAGGCGGAATTTGTAGCTGAACCGCTTTGTCTTGGGGTGAGTTTCCCGAAGCAACCGAGCCTGCCGGTGGCGCACTGGCCCAACTCCACCAAGACCAGCCCTGCCAAGCACAGACTCCTAAGGTCGTCAGGATGATAGCGAGGAACAACGACCACTTGGAAATGCGTTTGACAACTTTCATATTTAATGCTATTAAACAATCAGTTTCTACAGAAAAGTCTTGAGTGCGAGGGGGCGTCAGCCTTTGCCGGCATTGCCTACCCCCTTACCGGGCTTGACTTATGCACTAAGAGAGCACGCTTCGCCCTGATGTGCGTTATGAAAGCCGGGATTTTAAGAGGCAAAGCCCAAACTCTCCAGGCTTACTCCTCTAGTTCTTCAAAGAGCCGGTCTTCAATCAGTCCTTCTAGAGTTGGCAGCATTGGCTCTAGCTTTTGGAACTCTTCAGGAGAGAGCAATTCTGGCTCACCGTCGGCATTAATCCGAGCCAGAACAAAGAAGGGATCGAGGGGCGTATAAATGGCATACTCTAGCTCTTCGTGG
This region includes:
- a CDS encoding type II toxin-antitoxin system VapC family toxin, whose translation is MSKSSKPLHYWDSCTFLALLKNEADKIDECRSVIKAAEAGKVIIVTSTLTFIEVVRLEKRKPKLPKEHEEKIRAFFKHEWIYICELDRKIAELARELMWQYESLRPKDSTHVATAIYYNVDVLDTFDEGLIKLSGQIGEHPLIIQKPFLPTQLDLFDSM
- a CDS encoding KTSC domain-containing protein, translated to MQLHPIESSLIQAAGYDEASETLEVVFNSGKT
- a CDS encoding DUF3611 family protein, whose amino-acid sequence is MSNKSDRPALPPSVQRVVPVFRYAGWTSFWVQLVLAVVAALIFLFCIPLAIPRANAVNVTNPGTGPGTFFAISGLVALGISIYWSWRYTRVANQLQSANPNLRPKKADALKLLQRGLIVNLVGMLLTLLGAEAINGTLLAKSISSQGVVFTDPSALSRFIQPLDIFLVLGNTHTIVAHFVGITTVLWLINWINKD
- a CDS encoding helix-turn-helix domain-containing protein, with product MALKPAAHSNVTGHTNLEASQEALRVLLGQIEAELYQSDTYRRALASFETLLGETDQGSQILIKAVAREAIGLAFKKFIKHYRALPATDQKGHEASTNAQDTLNPSAPADAGKPPTQTGTVASKALSPTSKKSGTKKLSKAQLAAQKIDLEREDRLRQIGQELQQARQARFLSRQQLHRQTLVPLAHLEALETGHIEQLPEDVFVRGFIRRLANALGLDAAGMVASLPAPDPVKSVVPSWQRPLTESGMQLRTGHLYVGYTALMASAVGGLSWMSGQATPGAIAEPDPAALSPKTVSESIKPAEPTATPGLTSGKNRVAAGSDIAPPEALAF
- the proB gene encoding glutamate 5-kinase yields the protein MPQTIVVKIGTSSLTVPTTGNLALSTIATLVETLTDLRRQGHRVVLVSSGAVGVGCARLGLQERPRSIALKQAVAAVGQGRLIRVYDDFFTTLQQPIAQVLLTRTDLVQRSRYVNAYNTFQELLRLGVVPVVNENDTVAVEELKFGDNDTLSALVASLIEADWLFILTDVDRLYSADPREVPDAQPIALVQRLEQLAELQVQTGGSGTSWGTGGMATKIEAARIATGAGVRTVITAGAYPRNIDKILQGEPIGTQFEPQPRTDSARKRWIAHGLIPAGKLFLDAGAVAAICQLGKSLLPAGITGIEGEFNASDAVQLCDLSGREMARGLVNYSSPELQRIRGRKSDEISQILGYAGAETVVHRDNLVLSN
- a CDS encoding YqeG family HAD IIIA-type phosphatase; this encodes MSWGKLLQPDLVLGDSILSLTPAIVQQYQLKGLVLDVDETLVPMRVAEASPEMRQWVDTIRPLAKLWLVSNNLSASRIRSIAESLNVPYILGAAKPSRRKLRQAVDGMNLPVDQVAMVGDRLFTDVLAGNRLGMFTILVEPVIDPTEAIRRYHWRSFEVWFSQILGATLTPPK
- the mltG gene encoding endolytic transglycosylase MltG, giving the protein MKVVKRISKWSLFLAIILTTLGVCAWQGWSWWSWASAPPAGSVASGNSPQDKAVQLQIPPGTSAQQIGQDLESAGLIRSASAWKLWARWLMQRGGGDFKAGTYNIAPTESMQEIANKIWTGDVVKLNFTIPEGWSLKQMAAYFESQGFFTAQDFLKAASEIPQAQYPWLPNGLPHLEGFLYPDTYELVGDDITPQAVLRQMLTRFEQLALPIYQKGDRQTKMSLLEWVTLASIVEKEAVIPGERARIAGVFTKRLQEGMSLGADPTVEYGLGVTQTPDKPLTLAQVNTPSPYNTYINAGLPPTPIASPGIESLKATLNPENTEFLYFVALYDGTHVFSRTLAEHEAAQAKIRDERSATEKSPN